A window of Xyrauchen texanus isolate HMW12.3.18 chromosome 10, RBS_HiC_50CHRs, whole genome shotgun sequence contains these coding sequences:
- the LOC127650349 gene encoding ras-related and estrogen-regulated growth inhibitor-like protein: MVVQVKTRIRYSSKSMEGNQQKVEANIVLLGAENVGKSALTVRFLTRRFIGEYGDIESIYSHTDKIDGRDICFNIWDSICPQNGEESGYISDRQLQWADGYILVYSICDGASFNVVRQQVQRIRQAKQKPTSTAPIIIVGNKRDLQHRRTVSSEEGRLLALSADCGFFEVSAAETYHGVLMVFHELFELIREARALKKGTAGFKGIVRSMSAVFGRKRTE, encoded by the exons ATGGTTGTTCAGGTGAAAACACGCATTCGCTACAGCAGCAAAAGCATGGAGGGCAATCAGCAGAAAGTGGAGGCCAATATAGTGTTACTTGGAGCTGAAAACGTTGGAAAGTCTG CCCTAACCGTGCGCTTCCTCACGAGGCGGTTTATTGGAGAATATGGAGATATAG AGTCAATATACAGCCACACTGACAAGATCGACGGGCGTGatatttgttttaacatttgGGACTCGATTTGCCCGCAG AATGGAGAGGAATCGGGATACATCAGCGACAGACAGCTGCAATGGGCGGACGGCTATATCCTCGTTTACAGCATCTGTGACGGCGCCAGCTTCAATGTGGTGCGGCAGCAAGTCCAGCGCATACGGCAAGCCAAGCAGAAACCGACCAGTACAGCTCCGATTATCATCGTGGGGAATAAACGAGATCTCCAGCACCGGCGCACGGTGTCCAGTGAGGAGGGTCGGCTGTTGGCGCTCTCGGCGGACTGCGGGTTTTTTGAGGTCTCCGCTGCTGAGACTTATCACGGTGTCCTGATGGTGTTTCACGAACTGTTTGAACTCATCCGAGAGGCGCGGGCGCTCAAGAAGGGTACCGCGGGGTTCAAAGGTATTGTAAGGAGCATGTCGGCGGTTTTTGGAAGGAAGCGGACCGAATAA